CCTGCCTCAGCGCCCAAGGCGGATTGATGACGAAGAGGCCGCTGCCGTTGAGCCGCGAGGGATCGCGCGGATCGTCCACATAGAGTTCGAGGCGAAGGCCGGGACGCGGGCATTCCATATGCAGGCGCGCCGCCACCGCGTCGACGGAGCCGACCTCCTTGATCGGATACCATCCGGCATAGATTCCGGTCTGCCATTTGCTCACGGCGGCAAGCATCTCCGTCCCGAGCCGCTCCAGCTCATTGGGCTTCTCGTAGGGAGGATCGATGAGCACGAGCCCGCGCTTCTCCTTGGGTGGGATCAGCGCATGCAGCGCCGTCCATCCGTCGAGATGCATCACCTTGAGATTCGCGACCTCGTTGAACGCGTCGCTCAGGACCTCGTAATCGGCCGGATGCAGCTCCACGAACACGCCCCGGTCCTGACGCCGCAGGAGCTCGCGCACGATGGCGGGCGATCCGGGATAAACAGTCTCGCCATGACGCGCCCGCACATCGGCCACCACGCTCCTGTAGGGCGCCAGGATCTCCTCGACCTCGGGAGCGAAGGCCTCGTCCAGCCGCCCGATTCCCTCGACCCATTCGCCCGTCCGCCCGGCCTCGTCGCCCGCGAGATCGTAGAGCCCGATGCCCGCATGGGTGTCGATGACGCGCAGGGGCGTCTCCTTGCGCTGGAGGTAGACCAGGATGCGCACAAGGAGCGCGTGCTTCATGACGTCGGCGAAATTGCCGGCGTGAAAGGCATGTCGGTAGTTCATCTTCGTCCTACGGCATCGGCCCGATGCCCGTCTCGTTCATGCGCAACGGATCGGTGCGCTATCTTACGGGCGGAACGGTGATTTCGCCCGCCCGGCATCCATCGCGGTCGACCTCGGGGCATTGGCGGAAGCCGCGCAGATCCTTGGTCAGGCAGATGCGGACTTCCTGAAAGATCCGTCGTCCGCAGGAAACCGAAATCATGTCGGGACGCAAGCCCGGATTCGCATTCATGAAGGCGCGTTCGATTTCGCTCGGCAGCACCTTCGGCCGGTTGTCCAGGCCGTTGAACCCGTCCGGGATGCGAACCAGCTCCCGCGCCTGCCGGACCGCCCGGAAATAGCCGCTCGGGCTCTCGCCCGTGCAGGTCCCGTGCTTGCGCCATTGGTAGCGCGCCAGGTTGTCGTCCGGAAAAAGCCCCTTGGCATCGGCGAGCGCCGCCTGCGGGACGAAGCGGCCGCTCGGCTCGCAGAAGCTGGGATAGCCCTGCTCCCATTGGGGCCACAGGCCGTGGGTCACGAAGCCGAGGCCACTGCCGGCGTCGCATTGCCGGTTCCGGCTGCCGCTGCTCTCGCAGAAGCCGGGCGACCAGGACAGGGCCAGCACGTAGAAGTCGAACTGCCCCATCGGGGCGCCCCTCGCCTCCCGAGGGCCTTGGGCCGCGGAAGGCAGGATCGAGACAAAGAAGGCAGCCGCAAAGGCGAGCCACCCGCGCAGGATCAAGGGGCCGCCTGCTTGCAATGCGGCGCGTAGGCATAATCGCGGTCGAGACCGTCGACGCAGGCCTCCGTGTTCCAGCCGATGCCGATGAAGCCGAGATCCTCACGGATCGAGAAGTTGATCCGGTGCTTGTAGCCGTCGGATACGATCACCGTGCCCGTGCAGTAGCGGCGGGGGATGTAGTCGAGCCCCCAGGGACGCCAGGCGACTTCCTGCACGCGCTCGAAGGCGAGCAGCTGGAGGCTGGAGTTCCAGAACCGGCCTTCCTTGTGCGAGAACCGCGAGCTGATGTTCTGGAGCACCGCGGGATCGGCACAGGCCGGCAGCGTAGCGTCGAAGGGCTCGTCCCGCCGTTCCGCAGGCGTGATCTCGCGTGCGAGCGCAGGCGCGCTCAACAGCATGCAGGAGATGATAGCCGCCAGCCACTTCATTTCGAATGCTCCACCAAGTCTTCAGACCGTGCATCATCGACCATGTGGGCGGCGTTCGCGAAGGTCAAGATCCGGTTACGCTTTAATAGATGGCGTGGCTGTTGAGCATCATCGGCTGACCGGCCGAACGCCCCTGCGTCCGAGCCGGGGCATAGGTCTGGTCGACCGGGCGGCCCATCGGCGGAAGGGGCCCCTGTGAATAGCCCTGAGCGGGCGAAAGCCTTGAGGATCCGGCATTCGCCCCGGGCATGTCGGCCGCATAGCCGCCGGAGGACGCTCGCGGGGCAGGGCCGACCGGAGCCGCGATGGCCGGGGACGGCGGCGGCGGCGCCGGCGGGATATAGGCCTCGCCATCCGCCACGTCCTGCTCCAGGTCGACGGGCGCCAGGTCACCGGACGCCGCCGCGCTCTGCAGAACCTCGCGGCTGCGCTCGGGATCGATTCGCGGTTCGAACTTCAGGATCGGCTTGCAGATGCGCCGCTGGCCCCGGGGATCGTGCCGCGCCAGGTCGATGTGGAAATGATCGTGATGGAAGGCGTCCGAACCGGGTCCGAGCACCGTGGTGAAGTAGCGGCAGGCCCCGACGAAGGCCTCGCGGAGGAATTCCTGGGTGGCGGGATCCCCTCCCCGCCATCCCTTGACCACGGAGATCTCCCGCCCGTCGGCCAGAACGAAGCCCATCACGTCCATGGCGTTGCCGAAGGCATGCTCGGAAACCTTCGCGCCCATCTGGTTGTTGCGGGGGCGGCAGGAATAGGAACCGGCTTTGATGTCGGCGAGCGGCACGCCGAAATACATCTGGGTGGCCGGCCTGACGATCTCGTCGAGCCAGGCATCGATGCTGGGGATGATCGGGCAGGCCAGGGTGACCTTCGATTTCAGCCCCACGGCGCCGTTGTTGAAGGCCGAGACCTTGAACGGATAATCCATGCCGCACACGCCCGGCCCGTCGATCTTGGAGCTGAGCGCCATATAGGCGGAAGGCTGCACGAGACGCTGCGACAGGCAGGCCTCCTCGGCCTGCGCGCGCCAAGGCTCGCGCTGCTCGAAACGAAACAGCCCGCAACCGGTGAGCCCAAGCCCGACGAGCGATAGGGCAAAAAACGCAACTAACCCACGACGCATGAGCCGGAGCCTCGCTCAAGGATGTAAATATCCCGTCAACGGAGAGCGCTTTCGGCCTGTCGCGCAGGCCCAAAGGCGTGGGTGGCCGCGACTATCCGTCAGCCATCCAGCCCTGAACCTGATGCTCAAGCAGGCGCGCTTTCACGGCTCCAGATGCTCCTTATGCATAGCTGGAACCAGCGGAACAGGGTGCGACAGAATTGAGCAGGAACTTTTTTCGCTTCGATTGGAACGGCAACTATATGTGGCAAAACAAGACTTTAACGCTTTATTAACCATTCAGCTCACCTGGAAACTCGGCCTCTAGCCCATCCGGGGTGCTTCTCAGGACTGCCCGGCTTTGATAGCGTACCTCTCCATTCAGAGGGGGGTTAAACCCCTTCAGAGATAGGGGCTCCTCCGATGAACATGACATCGAAGTTGGACTGGGCATCCAAGCTCAATATCGCCGCTGTCTGCGTGTCCTTTTCCTACATTCTCGTCGTTGTAACCGGCCTCTTCTGACACCCGCCGGATCGGGCGCGGGTCCGCTGTTCCCATGCCTCCCCGTGACCGCTTCGGCAGCGTTCTCACGTCTCCGGACAGGGCACGGCCGTGATGCTCCAGGACATCACGTTGATCTCCATCTGGCACTGCGCCAGTTTCGGGCCCTCTGCCGTCTTGAGGCAGACCCTTTCGCCGAGAGCGAACATCTTTCCTTGCGCGCGGCAATAGCAATCGAGAGGGTTGTGCGCGGGAGCCTGAGCCGTTTGGGCCGCCGGCATTTCGTGAGCCCAGGCCGGGAATGCCGCGACGAGGCTGAGAAAGACAACGATGCTGCGCATGAGACGCCTCCGTGTGTCGTTCACGGACGATGCTCACGCCGTTGCGAGGCCACGTCAAGGCTCGATCAGCGCCACCGCTCCGCCGCCCGGTCGTCGGCCTCTTTGGCCTCGACCCAGGTCCCGACGGTCCCGTCCTTGAGATGCTCGCGCTTCCAGAAGGGCGCGTGGGTTTTCAGGTAATCCATCAGGAAGGAGGCGGCCTCGAAGGCGGCCTGGCGATGGGCGCTGGCCGCGAGGACGAGCACGATCTCCTCGCCCGGCCGGATCCTGCCGAAGCGGTGGATGATCGTGAGGCCCAGAAGCGGCCAGCGGGCTTGCGCCTCGTCGGCGATGCGGCCGATCTCGGCCTCCGCCATACCCGGGTAATGCTCGAGCTCGAGAGAAGCGAGCCGCCCGCCTTCGTCCCGGCACAGGCCCATGAACGCGACCACGGCGCCGATATCCGCCCTCCCCCCGGTCAGGACAGCCGTCTCGCCGGCGGTATCGAAAGGCTCGGCCTGGATGCGGATGGTGACGGCCATGGCGAACCGCTC
This region of Microvirga mediterraneensis genomic DNA includes:
- a CDS encoding extensin family protein; this translates as MRRGLVAFFALSLVGLGLTGCGLFRFEQREPWRAQAEEACLSQRLVQPSAYMALSSKIDGPGVCGMDYPFKVSAFNNGAVGLKSKVTLACPIIPSIDAWLDEIVRPATQMYFGVPLADIKAGSYSCRPRNNQMGAKVSEHAFGNAMDVMGFVLADGREISVVKGWRGGDPATQEFLREAFVGACRYFTTVLGPGSDAFHHDHFHIDLARHDPRGQRRICKPILKFEPRIDPERSREVLQSAAASGDLAPVDLEQDVADGEAYIPPAPPPPSPAIAAPVGPAPRASSGGYAADMPGANAGSSRLSPAQGYSQGPLPPMGRPVDQTYAPARTQGRSAGQPMMLNSHAIY
- a CDS encoding ribonuclease T2; this encodes MGQFDFYVLALSWSPGFCESSGSRNRQCDAGSGLGFVTHGLWPQWEQGYPSFCEPSGRFVPQAALADAKGLFPDDNLARYQWRKHGTCTGESPSGYFRAVRQARELVRIPDGFNGLDNRPKVLPSEIERAFMNANPGLRPDMISVSCGRRIFQEVRICLTKDLRGFRQCPEVDRDGCRAGEITVPPVR
- a CDS encoding 23S rRNA (adenine(2030)-N(6))-methyltransferase RlmJ → MNYRHAFHAGNFADVMKHALLVRILVYLQRKETPLRVIDTHAGIGLYDLAGDEAGRTGEWVEGIGRLDEAFAPEVEEILAPYRSVVADVRARHGETVYPGSPAIVRELLRRQDRGVFVELHPADYEVLSDAFNEVANLKVMHLDGWTALHALIPPKEKRGLVLIDPPYEKPNELERLGTEMLAAVSKWQTGIYAGWYPIKEVGSVDAVAARLHMECPRPGLRLELYVDDPRDPSRLNGSGLFVINPPWALRQEAETLLPALAERLSRSGYGAYRCEAFGPPA
- a CDS encoding molybdenum cofactor biosynthesis protein MoaE, with amino-acid sequence MAVTIRIQAEPFDTAGETAVLTGGRADIGAVVAFMGLCRDEGGRLASLELEHYPGMAEAEIGRIADEAQARWPLLGLTIIHRFGRIRPGEEIVLVLAASAHRQAAFEAASFLMDYLKTHAPFWKREHLKDGTVGTWVEAKEADDRAAERWR